From Arachis stenosperma cultivar V10309 chromosome 2, arast.V10309.gnm1.PFL2, whole genome shotgun sequence, one genomic window encodes:
- the LOC130960336 gene encoding uncharacterized protein LOC130960336: MCPLRIILIFLSATLAGFFVLRNLRSQPQLNEGNDDPSLTNSAPTYPKPSDSSKFSITKVRAALESGFWSFLDMASGRYLWRHIVSSSSTKRSC; the protein is encoded by the exons atgtGCCCTTTGAGAATCATTCTCATATTCTTGTCAGCAACACTCGCGGGTTTCTTTGTTCTCAGAAACCTCAGATCTCAACCTCAGCTCAACGAAGGCAATGATGATCCTTCTTTAACAAATTCTGCTCCTACATATCCCAAACCCTCCGattcttcaaaattttcaattacaaAG GTTCGCGCTGCTttagaatctgggttttggtcCTTCCTTGACATGGCTAGCGGGCGTTACCTTTGGAGACATATcgtctcttcttcctctacaaaaCGGTCTTGTTGA